The Puniceicoccus vermicola genome contains the following window.
ACGGACGGCCTCAGCCAAGACCTGCCCAAAATGATCCCCGACGGTCTTCAGGCGCGGATTGACCTTTCTCTCGTTCCTGTCTCAGACGCCGCCAGAGCCGCTGCCCAAGACTCCGGCAAACCGGCAGTGCTTCACGCCTTTACCGACGGAGAGGACTACGAACTCCTTTTCATCACCCGGCCGGGGATCGATCCTCAGGAGTTTGAGGCCGCCTGGAGAAAGCAATTCAACCACCCCCTTACCGCCATGGGATCCCTTTGCAGCGCTCCGCCGCCCAACGGTTCCGCCCCCTCAAAAGTCGTCGGCCTCGATGGAGGCAATCTTTTCGAGGGCGAAGGATTTGAACACTTCCGTATTCAGCGATGAACCCTGACTGGAAAGAATTGGAGAAAGGCCTCCTTCTCACCGGCGAAGCCGAGACCCTTGCCATTGGGGAGTGGATGGGCCGCACCCTCGCCCCCAACCAAACGGTCTCCATTTCCGGAAACTTGGGAAACGGAAAAACCACCCTTTCTAAAGGGATCGCCGCAGGATGGGGCGTGACGACCACGGTGAAGAGTCCGACCTATAATTACTTTCTCACCTATTCATCGCCCCGCGGCCAACTCGTCCATCTCGATGCCTACCGCCTTTCGGGCCCCGAAGAATACGACTCACTTCTGATTGAAGACATTCTCGAAGAACCGTGGCTGCTTCTTGTCGAATGGCCCGAGCGGGTCACCAACTGCCTCCCCCTTCCCAATCTCCAATTAAAAATTGAATCGGCCGGGGAACACGCGCGACGGTTATCCCTCCTCAATCCATCGCCAAGCCATCCCTCCTCCCAAGAGAGAAGCTCATGAAGACATTGCGCACTCCTGAATTTTCCGAACTCCGTTCGCTGAAGCGCCCCGTCCATCTCGCCATTGGCATGTTCGATGGCCTGCACATTGGACACCAGGCCGTCATCCATTCGGCCATCCAGGCGGCGGAACTCGACGGCAGCCTCTGCGGGATCCTCACCTTCGACCCACACCCCAGCCACCTGTTTCGCCCCGACTCCCCAACCCCGCAAATCTATCCTCCCGAGGTGAAAGAAGAACTCCTCCGCGAAATGGGACTCGATCTTTGTCTCATCCAGAAATTCACCGCGGAGTTTGCCGGTCATACCGCCGAAAAATTCGTGAGTTGGATCCGAGAAATCGTTCCCTCCCTGGCTAGCGTTTCCGTCGGCGAAAACTTCCGGTTCGGCAAAGGCCGTACCGGTGCCCCGTCTCTCCTCGTCGACAAATTGAAGAATTGCGGAGTCTCCGTTTTCAGCTGCGAACGGATCCATCTCGACGGCGATCCGATCAGCAGTACGCGCATCCGCGGCATCCTGCCCGACCGACCGATCGAAGAAGTAAACCATCTCCTTGGACGCCCCTATCACTCGATCGGGACCGTTCAGGAAGGCAAAAGACTCGGCCGCACCATCGGCTTCCCGACCCTCAACCTTCCCGTCGAAGCCGACATCCTCCCCCAGTTTGGGGTCTATCTCGTGCGCTACCGCCTACGCAACAGCCCCCGCAGCGAAAGCCGCTTCGGCATCGCCAACTTTGGACTCCGCCCGACGATGGAAAACTCCACCGTCCCCCGACTCGAAATTCACTCTCTCGAAGAGTGCAGCGCCGACTACGGAGACGACGTCGTATCCGAATGGATACGCTTTATTCGCCCCGAACGAAAATTCGCCGATTTAGACGAATTGAAGGACGTCATCCAATCCGACTGCGAAACCGCCCTGCGCTGGATCGAGTCGAATCGAAGCTGAACGGAAATCACGCAAACGCCGCATATCATTCTGTAGTGGGACATCCTGAGAAATGGCTCTCGCCATTCCTCCTCAAAATTTCCAGATGGTGGAGCGGAAGCGCGATAGCGATTTCGTTGCCTGAACCTCACTGGATACTCGAACTACGATCGAGAGCTGGAAGCTCTCGCTACTTTCCGCTCGAGCTCGCCTGAGGAAAAGGCGCCGTTCCTCTCCACCGAGGCGATGATTCAGGCAGCCGCTTCTGCCCGCTCTTTTAATTTCAACATTGCGTTCGAACGTTCCCGCAAGCGACTGAAGATGGCGGGGTCGTTTCTCAGATCTATCCCGTAACTGGGAACCAACTCTTTGAGCTTGGGTTTCCACTCCTCCATCCGGGCCGCGAAGCACTTTTCGAGAACATCAAACATAGTCGATACGGCGGTTGAGGCGCCGGGCGAAGCACCGAGAAGAGCGGCAATCGATCCGTCGGCAGCAGCCACGATTTCCGTTCCAAACTCCAACACTCCTTTGCCGTTCTCATCCTGCTTGATGATCTGGACGCGCTGACCCGCGGTGCGAAGGGTCCAGTCCTTGCCTTCGGCTCCGGGGAAGAATTCTCGCAGGGCAT
Protein-coding sequences here:
- the ribF gene encoding riboflavin biosynthesis protein RibF, with amino-acid sequence MKTLRTPEFSELRSLKRPVHLAIGMFDGLHIGHQAVIHSAIQAAELDGSLCGILTFDPHPSHLFRPDSPTPQIYPPEVKEELLREMGLDLCLIQKFTAEFAGHTAEKFVSWIREIVPSLASVSVGENFRFGKGRTGAPSLLVDKLKNCGVSVFSCERIHLDGDPISSTRIRGILPDRPIEEVNHLLGRPYHSIGTVQEGKRLGRTIGFPTLNLPVEADILPQFGVYLVRYRLRNSPRSESRFGIANFGLRPTMENSTVPRLEIHSLEECSADYGDDVVSEWIRFIRPERKFADLDELKDVIQSDCETALRWIESNRS
- the tsaE gene encoding tRNA (adenosine(37)-N6)-threonylcarbamoyltransferase complex ATPase subunit type 1 TsaE, translating into MNPDWKELEKGLLLTGEAETLAIGEWMGRTLAPNQTVSISGNLGNGKTTLSKGIAAGWGVTTTVKSPTYNYFLTYSSPRGQLVHLDAYRLSGPEEYDSLLIEDILEEPWLLLVEWPERVTNCLPLPNLQLKIESAGEHARRLSLLNPSPSHPSSQERSS